In the Myxocyprinus asiaticus isolate MX2 ecotype Aquarium Trade chromosome 31, UBuf_Myxa_2, whole genome shotgun sequence genome, ttggaCACCTACCTTAACCACTCTGTTGTCCAGACCTTTGGTGTGCTCCTCAAACTCCTGCCCAATGGTGAAGTTGACCTCATAGTTTCTGAAGGTACTGAGCGTTTTGGTCTCAAATTTGTCTCCATTCTGCACAATGACCTTAGTCTGTTTGAGGTGCACTGCAATCTTACGAGTGGCAAAGTCAATATCTGTAAGGAAGAGATATAAAGAGGTTgaacattaaaacaattatttaaaacataGTGGAAACATTCCCATTCATTATAATACAATTTACGTATACACTTGTTACAATAGAGATATAGGAAGTATTGGAATCAGTGAAGAACCTGGAGAAACAGGGCCATATTTGTCCTATTATGCAATAGACTCACACAGGGACAAAGGTGTTCGAGTTTGCTCATCTCTCACCTTTATCAAAGTAACTGATAATATACTGTGACCCTGTATGAACATTGACCCTAAAGCAAGCAATGCcttcatgcatttttataaattttccACACAAGTAAagattcttgtgtgtgtgtgtgtgggtttgggtggtttacgaggacatttttgaggttacaaactggtaattacaagggtattatgctatgaatgtggtttatgaggacatttctagtgtccccataattcaaattgctaaaacacatactaaacaatgtttttttgaaaatgtaaaaatgcagaaaggtttttgtgagtgttaggtttaggggtaggtttagaggatagaatctataattcgtacagtataaaaatcattatgtctatggagaattctcataaggatagccgcaccaacatgtgtgtgtgtgtgtgtgtgtgtgtgtgtgtgtgtgtgtttaacaataaaaaaagacaataacTGTCCTTACATTATCTTTAAATAGTTGGACTCGTAGTCGAATTTCTTTTGCAAATGCCCCAAAATGAATGTCTCTCATGTAAGAGTATTATGCAACCCCCAGCACACGATGTAATGCTCCTTACTCTAGTACTCCATGATACACCCTCTTCTTTAACTTGAGATTTTGCAACACCTGCACTTTTATTTAAGTAGGATTATAGTGACCGTGGACCACTAAGACCAACATAACCTATATGAAGACTGAAGGGCTATGTCTGTAGCTCTGGTGTGTAATTGGTCTTATTCAATACTCAAaacataaattcataaataatttaGAAATTTAGAGTCTGCAGTAAAATAGATCGCTTACCCAAGGCCTTCATGACATCttcaaagttgtcattgctgacCATCTCCCATGTCCCATTGTAATTAGCTGGCATGTTGAAGCTGGGatgttgtgtgtaagtgtgtgagaggGGTAGAATGTGCACAAGGTATGAGGTGACCCACAGCCTTTTatagctgtgtgtgtgagagagagagaccaaatgAACTGTAGGGACATAGTTCTTTTGATAAGACCCTTTATCTTCATTAAAAGAGGGGGTGGGGTTTAAAAAAGGGATGTACTTATATCAGCTATTAATATGATCAGAGAGAGCCAGACAGTACATATAAATATACGTATGCACATGGGAAGCTGACGTGAAATTTCAAGCAGTGACACTGACATGCTA is a window encoding:
- the LOC127422308 gene encoding retinol-binding protein 2-like, translating into MPANYNGTWEMVSNDNFEDVMKALDIDFATRKIAVHLKQTKVIVQNGDKFETKTLSTFRNYEVNFTIGQEFEEHTKGLDNRVVKTLVTWDGDKMVCVQKGEKENRGWKQWIEGNLLHLEIHCQDKVCHQVFKKKN